A stretch of Actinomycetota bacterium DNA encodes these proteins:
- a CDS encoding N-acetylmuramoyl-L-alanine amidase, which translates to MNRKRRTAVSLSLLLLALGAPVAETPGKPDIDVWSLPASGGVVKAGRAFSLLGVAWPRTEREPASVQVRTSRDGVAWTPWTTLEILDGEGPDQGTELGPLEATAPLWVGGARLVDVRYSGKVPPGATLQLVDPGPDPGPSMLSNAHAETAAPGIVSRAAWGANESMRRGSPRYSSELRTAFVHHTVTGNDYGRGDSAKVVRSIYAYHVQSNGWDDIGYNFLVDRFGQVFEGRAGGVQHPVVGAHAQGFNSASVGVSFIGTFSNVSPPAVALNAAEDLLAWKLDLHHVDPRGRTTVTSGGSNKFAEGQRVDLPVLAGHRDVGHTDCPGGALYAEIPYMRDEIFRVGLPKLFDPSFGPSPFTPGADGVRDSVTTSITASSPGNWSLTVYDAGGRRVRQVAGSGGGTVTVAWDGRDDLAQPVRHGYYLLRWHLNVGGAEARLAEKVVLLASWPNGTFIKEPRNPLVSRVVGGTLRPVISPEIYLSHASWQDVAVSPGGSFDSYPGGAPLPMRDGTLIIYPSSRGYVYIVTGGVRRAFATEQDFVRGGFRWESVRWVPDSTGTMIPEGPAFDPAAPHVDGTLIKGSSTMVWLIQNGLRRPIPSEGIYLSWAFGWGEIVNVQDSQLLLYAEGPALGFRDGSLIGTPDGRVWVISEGQRRYISGPTSFQAFGYDWRAVRPATDAEAAHTPRGGDL; encoded by the coding sequence AGCCCCCGTGGCCGAAACGCCGGGGAAACCGGACATCGACGTGTGGTCCCTGCCGGCCTCCGGGGGCGTGGTGAAGGCCGGTCGGGCATTCAGCTTGCTGGGAGTGGCCTGGCCCCGGACCGAGCGGGAGCCGGCGTCCGTGCAGGTCAGGACCAGTCGCGACGGAGTCGCATGGACCCCTTGGACCACTCTGGAGATCCTGGATGGGGAGGGACCGGACCAGGGCACGGAGCTGGGACCGCTGGAGGCCACGGCACCCCTGTGGGTCGGGGGAGCGAGGCTGGTGGACGTCCGGTACTCCGGGAAGGTCCCGCCCGGCGCGACGCTGCAGCTGGTTGATCCCGGCCCGGACCCCGGTCCCTCGATGCTGTCAAATGCTCACGCCGAAACGGCCGCCCCGGGGATCGTCTCGCGTGCGGCTTGGGGGGCGAACGAGTCCATGCGTCGCGGCAGCCCCAGGTACTCGTCTGAGCTAAGGACCGCCTTCGTCCATCACACCGTGACCGGTAACGACTACGGACGTGGCGATTCCGCAAAGGTCGTGCGGTCGATTTACGCCTACCACGTCCAGTCCAACGGCTGGGACGACATCGGCTACAACTTCCTGGTCGACCGATTCGGACAGGTGTTCGAGGGAAGGGCGGGGGGAGTCCAGCATCCGGTGGTGGGCGCGCACGCCCAAGGCTTTAACTCGGCCTCCGTCGGAGTGTCCTTTATAGGCACATTCAGCAATGTCTCCCCCCCTGCGGTCGCATTGAACGCGGCGGAGGATCTGCTCGCGTGGAAGCTGGACCTTCACCACGTGGACCCTCGGGGCAGGACCACGGTCACGTCCGGCGGCAGCAACAAGTTCGCGGAGGGCCAGCGCGTGGACCTTCCGGTTCTTGCCGGCCATAGGGACGTGGGCCACACGGACTGTCCGGGGGGTGCTTTGTACGCCGAGATCCCCTACATGCGCGACGAGATCTTCCGGGTGGGCCTGCCCAAGCTGTTTGACCCGTCTTTCGGACCATCGCCCTTCACTCCCGGAGCGGACGGAGTCAGGGACTCCGTCACGACCTCGATCACGGCCTCCTCCCCCGGCAACTGGTCGCTGACGGTCTACGACGCCGGCGGTCGAAGGGTGAGGCAGGTCGCAGGTTCGGGCGGCGGAACGGTAACCGTGGCCTGGGACGGGCGGGACGACCTCGCGCAGCCGGTCCGGCACGGCTACTACCTGTTGCGCTGGCACCTCAACGTCGGCGGCGCGGAGGCCAGGCTCGCCGAGAAGGTGGTCCTGCTGGCTTCCTGGCCGAACGGCACGTTCATCAAGGAACCCCGCAACCCCCTCGTATCGCGGGTGGTGGGCGGGACGCTTCGCCCCGTGATCTCACCTGAGATCTACCTTTCGCATGCGTCCTGGCAGGACGTGGCTGTAAGCCCGGGCGGGAGCTTCGACTCGTACCCGGGCGGAGCCCCGCTGCCGATGCGGGACGGAACACTGATCATTTATCCGTCCTCACGGGGGTACGTCTACATCGTCACCGGGGGAGTCCGCCGCGCTTTCGCGACGGAACAGGACTTCGTCCGCGGCGGCTTCAGATGGGAGTCGGTCAGGTGGGTCCCCGACTCGACCGGCACGATGATCCCGGAAGGCCCCGCTTTCGACCCCGCGGCTCCACATGTCGACGGGACCCTGATCAAGGGCAGCAGCACCATGGTGTGGCTCATCCAGAACGGGCTCCGACGGCCCATTCCCTCAGAGGGCATCTACCTGTCCTGGGCCTTCGGGTGGGGCGAAATCGTCAACGTCCAGGACTCGCAGCTCCTGCTGTACGCGGAAGGACCGGCACTCGGCTTCCGGGACGGGAGCCTGATCGGCACTCCCGACGGACGTGTCTGGGTCATCAGCGAGGGGCAGCGGCGGTACATCAGCGGACCGACGTCGTTTCAGGCCTTCGGCTACGACTGGCGGGCAGTCCGGCCTGCCACAGACGCAGAAGCCGCCCACACCCCCCGCGGCGGAGATCTCTAG